A single genomic interval of Spirochaetota bacterium harbors:
- a CDS encoding GNAT family N-acetyltransferase — translation KHREGLTLLLNKQNSLILIAEYNYLVVGMVTLQEHISTAAGGTIGIVEDMVIDENFRRKGIGKMLISSIESMAIHKGYKRIQLMADNNNVSAMKFYTKQNWSRTNLIAFFKFL, via the coding sequence AAACACAGGGAGGGATTAACACTGCTTTTAAATAAGCAAAACTCTTTGATCTTAATTGCGGAATACAACTACCTTGTTGTAGGCATGGTCACTTTACAGGAACATATCTCCACAGCCGCTGGAGGCACTATAGGAATAGTAGAAGATATGGTCATTGATGAAAATTTTAGAAGGAAAGGGATTGGCAAAATGCTTATATCATCAATTGAATCTATGGCAATACATAAAGGGTACAAAAGAATTCAACTTATGGCAGATAACAATAATGTAAGTGCAATGAAATTTTATACAAAGCAAAACTGGTCAAGAACTAACTTAATCGCTTTTTTTAAATTCTTATGA